One Miscanthus floridulus cultivar M001 chromosome 11, ASM1932011v1, whole genome shotgun sequence DNA window includes the following coding sequences:
- the LOC136492231 gene encoding uncharacterized protein: MAVPNYTYLKLKMLGPHEVITIGTSFQRAYECEVKSNELTSATLASKELAAIRKDIAEGAPDAKRVARSFEPTENVKEVLVNPNNSTTKAVHIGTTLSPK, from the coding sequence atggctgtccctaactacacctacctcaagctcaagatgttgggcCCACACGaagtcatcaccatcggcacttcTTTCCAGagggcctatgagtgcgaggtcaagaGTAACGAGCTCACTTCGGCAACCCTGGCTTCTAAGGAGCTTGCAGCCATCAGGAAGGACATCGCCGAAGGAGCGCCCGACGCGAAGCGGGTGGCTAGATCCTTCGAGCCTACGGAGAACGTCAAGGAGGTCCTTGTCAACCCTAACAACTCCACCACCAAGGCAGTGCATATTGGCACCACCCTCTCCCCCAAGTAG
- the LOC136492232 gene encoding uncharacterized protein: MGRDGKGRDGKETRRRSRKRSRDASPSPSSDSDSPSSASSPSSSPERRSRSSKRNRSSSSHRHRHRHSRKDSGRSRSSRDEDRRRRHRRRRDQERKRHSGDGGGSSDSQSSEEDRAEEAREIVRDILRELPAVAEELRQG; encoded by the exons ATGGGAAGAGACGGGAAGGGAAGAGACGGGAAGGAGACTAGGCGCCGGAGCCGCAAGAGATCCCGCGacgcctccccctccccctcctcggaTTCCGACTCCCCTTCCTCGGCGTCCTCCCCGAGCAGCAGCCCCGAGCGACGGAGCCGCAGCAGTAAGCGGAATAGGTCATCCTCGtcgcaccgccaccgccaccgccacagcCGCAAGGACAGCGGACGGTCGCGGAGCTCCCGCGACGAGGACCGCCGCCGGCGGCATCGGAGAAGACGGGACCAGGAGAGGAAGCGCCACAGTGGGGATGGTGGCGGGTCCTCCGACTCCCAATCGTCGGAGGAGGATAGGGCGGAGGAGGCGCGGGAGATCGTCCGAGATATCCTCAGGGAATTGCCGGCTGTAGCCGAAGAGCTTCGCCAG GGCTAA